GACACGGTCCCCTCCAGCCAAGCGTCGAAGGCTTCGCGGAGCGGCGATTCGAGGTAGGGGGCGGTCGGCACGATGATCTCCCGTTCGTCCGGATTATGCCCGATCCGCCCGCGGCGCGCGCCCGCGCTGGCCCGGAGGCGCGGCGCGTTCATAATCACGACCGGCGCGGCGGGGCCGCTTCAAGGCCCGCGCCGCGCGGTTGCGTCGCGCGCGTCGGCGCGCGCCGGGGGCGAATCGATGGCGATCCGCACGCGGAATCTGTTCCGGTTGGAGCGGCCGCTCCCGACGGAGGAACTCTGCGAGGAGTGGGCCGTGGGGCCCGCCGCGCGGGTCGAGCGGATCGTCTCGACCGGCCAGGCGAGCCCGCCCGGCTTCTGGTACGACCAGGAGCGCGACGAGTGGGTGGCGCTTCTCTCCGGCGCGGCCACGCTCCTCTTCGAGGGGGGCGAGCGCGTCGAACTGGCCGCGGGCGACGCGCTGCTGATTCCGGCGCGGACGCGGCATCGCGTGGAACGAACGAGCGCCGACCCGCCGTGCGTGTGGGTCGCCGTGCACGCCGACCTGCGCTGACGCGCGGCGGCCTTCGGGGGATAGAGGCGATGGAGGGTGCGGAGAGCGGGTTCGTCGCGGCGTGGAAGTGGATCCGCCGCAACGCCT
This DNA window, taken from bacterium, encodes the following:
- a CDS encoding cupin domain-containing protein, whose product is MAIRTRNLFRLERPLPTEELCEEWAVGPAARVERIVSTGQASPPGFWYDQERDEWVALLSGAATLLFEGGERVELAAGDALLIPARTRHRVERTSADPPCVWVAVHADLR